A part of Terriglobia bacterium genomic DNA contains:
- a CDS encoding NTP transferase domain-containing protein: MNGRRAHFHAVLLAGGSGTRFWPWSRAGRPKQFLPLAGGDEPLLVATWRRTLGLVAKDLIWVAAPRSLARDVLRMLPELDRGRLIVEPSPRDTAPAITLACATVQAKDPRAVVGFFPTDHVIRDARAFRGSVRAAVRAAERGALVCLGIRPDRPATGFGYLKCARRPSRIEAVDVERFVEKPDAPSARRFVRSGRYLWNGGMFVWRASRFLEEAERAAPGIVAAVRAHLAGRRGAWAKAEKRSIDYAVMEKAAGVKVVPLDAGWDDVGSWDAAARLREDCGAPSGDTILLASPRSAVFGSGRLVAIVDVPGIVVVDTPDAVLVVSRGSSEKVRRVVEDLRAGGRKGLL, encoded by the coding sequence TTGAACGGACGCCGCGCCCATTTCCACGCCGTGCTGCTGGCCGGCGGCAGCGGGACCCGCTTCTGGCCGTGGAGCCGAGCTGGGCGGCCCAAGCAGTTCCTCCCCCTGGCGGGGGGAGACGAGCCGCTCCTGGTGGCGACCTGGCGCCGCACCCTCGGGCTCGTGGCGAAGGACCTCATATGGGTCGCGGCGCCCAGGAGCCTGGCGCGCGACGTGCTGAGGATGCTGCCGGAGCTCGACCGCGGCCGGTTGATCGTCGAGCCTTCCCCGAGGGACACCGCTCCTGCCATCACCCTCGCGTGCGCGACCGTTCAGGCGAAGGACCCGAGGGCCGTGGTCGGGTTCTTCCCCACCGACCACGTGATCCGGGACGCCCGCGCGTTCCGGGGGAGCGTTCGCGCCGCGGTCCGCGCCGCCGAGCGCGGTGCGCTGGTCTGCCTGGGCATCCGGCCCGATAGGCCCGCGACCGGCTTCGGGTACCTGAAGTGCGCGCGCCGTCCGAGCCGCATCGAGGCCGTCGACGTCGAACGGTTCGTGGAGAAGCCCGACGCGCCGTCCGCCCGCCGCTTCGTCCGGTCGGGGCGCTACCTCTGGAACGGCGGCATGTTCGTCTGGCGCGCGTCGAGGTTCCTCGAGGAGGCAGAGCGGGCGGCGCCGGGGATCGTGGCGGCGGTCCGCGCCCACCTGGCCGGGCGCCGCGGAGCCTGGGCGAAAGCCGAGAAGCGCTCCATCGACTACGCGGTGATGGAGAAGGCGGCCGGGGTGAAGGTGGTTCCCCTCGATGCCGGGTGGGACGACGTCGGATCCTGGGACGCCGCCGCGCGACTCAGGGAGGATTGCGGCGCGCCGTCGGGGGACACGATTCTCCTGGCCAGCCCACGGAGCGCGGTCTTCGGCTCGGGACGGCTCGTCGCGATCGTGGACGTGCCCGGGATCGTCGTGGTGGACACTCCCGATGCGGTGCTCGTGGTGTCCCGGGGGAGCTCGGAGAAGGTTCGGCGGGTCGTCGAGGACCTCCGCGCCGGTGGACGCAAGGGACTGCTTTGA
- a CDS encoding UDP-glucose/GDP-mannose dehydrogenase family protein, protein MNIAVVGTGYVGLVTGACFSEFGTHVTCVDKDASKIDRLQHGEIPIYEPGLDGLVERNVKAGRLVFTTDLPGAIRDALAVFIAVGTPQGNDGRADLSFVKEVAVSVAENLNSYKVVVTKSTVPAGTGKMIRELIERHRVEDYPFSVASNPEFLREGSAIEDFLRPNRVVIGTEDEMSAAILKDLYRPLYLIETPIVLTTVVSAEMIKYAANAFLATKISFINEMADLCERVGADVHAVAKGMGLDQRIGTKFLHPGPGYGGSCFPKDTRAIVELARENGANLEIVSAVIAVNEARIPKAVAKIREALGGTLGGRTAGLLGLAFKPNTDDLRESPAIGILEAMVAEGARVRAYDPVAMDLARARRYEGVTFCRDEYDAAEGADGLVVATEWNQFRGLDVDRIKALLREPVVVDLRNIWEPAAMRSKGFRYSCVGR, encoded by the coding sequence TTGAACATCGCCGTGGTGGGAACGGGGTACGTCGGCCTGGTGACGGGAGCGTGCTTCTCCGAGTTCGGCACGCACGTGACCTGCGTGGACAAGGACGCGTCGAAGATCGACCGGCTCCAGCACGGGGAGATCCCGATCTACGAGCCCGGCCTCGACGGCCTGGTCGAGCGGAACGTCAAGGCGGGACGTCTCGTGTTCACCACCGACCTTCCGGGGGCGATCCGGGACGCCCTCGCGGTCTTCATCGCGGTGGGAACGCCCCAGGGGAACGACGGGCGTGCGGACCTCTCGTTCGTGAAGGAGGTCGCGGTCTCGGTGGCGGAGAACCTCAACTCGTACAAGGTCGTCGTGACCAAGAGCACGGTCCCGGCGGGCACGGGGAAGATGATCCGCGAGCTGATCGAGCGGCACCGCGTCGAGGACTACCCGTTCAGCGTCGCCTCGAATCCGGAGTTCCTCCGCGAGGGGTCGGCCATCGAGGATTTCCTGCGGCCGAACCGGGTCGTGATCGGGACCGAGGACGAGATGTCCGCCGCGATCCTGAAGGACCTCTACCGGCCCCTGTACCTCATCGAGACCCCGATCGTTCTCACCACCGTGGTGAGCGCGGAGATGATCAAGTACGCCGCCAATGCGTTCCTGGCGACGAAGATCTCCTTCATCAACGAGATGGCGGATCTCTGCGAGCGGGTCGGGGCCGACGTCCACGCCGTGGCCAAGGGCATGGGGCTCGACCAGAGGATCGGAACGAAGTTCCTCCACCCCGGCCCGGGGTACGGCGGTTCCTGCTTCCCGAAGGACACGAGGGCGATCGTCGAGCTGGCACGGGAGAACGGCGCGAACCTCGAAATCGTGAGCGCGGTCATCGCGGTGAACGAGGCGCGCATCCCGAAGGCGGTCGCCAAGATCCGGGAGGCCTTGGGCGGCACGCTCGGGGGACGGACGGCAGGCCTGCTCGGCCTCGCGTTCAAGCCGAACACCGACGACCTGAGGGAGTCGCCGGCGATCGGGATCCTGGAGGCGATGGTCGCCGAGGGGGCGCGCGTGCGAGCTTACGATCCGGTGGCCATGGACCTGGCGCGCGCGAGGCGCTACGAGGGAGTGACGTTCTGCCGGGACGAGTACGACGCGGCGGAGGGCGCGGACGGGCTCGTCGTCGCCACCGAGTGGAACCAGTTCCGGGGCCTCGACGTGGACCGGATCAAGGCGCTGCTGAGGGAGCCGGTGGTCGTGGATCTTCGCAACATCTGGGAGCCCGCGGCGATGCGGTCCAAGGGCTTCCGCTACTCGTGCGTAGGACGGTAG
- a CDS encoding nucleotide sugar dehydrogenase, whose product MSEHLRALERKIASRKAAIGIVGLGYVGLPLAVEFARSGFRVTGIDVDEAKVANVRAGRSHVEDIPSSAVRELVLKRRLFAQGHYRGCGKFDAIVIAVPTPLRKTKDPDISYVVASLEEIVKEIRVGQLVILESTTYPGTTEEVLRPRLESRGLRAGKDFFLAFSPERVDPGNKSFTTRNTPKVVGGSTPACARIAALLYRQAIEKVHTVSSTQAAEMIKLLENTFRAVNIGLVNEIALMCEVLGLDVWEVIDGAATKPFGFMRFYPGPGIGGHCIPLDPHYLSWKLKTLNYYAKFIELASEINGNMPEVVVRRATEALNERRKAINGARVFVLGAAYKRDIGDLRESPALDVMRLLHEQSARVSFHDPYAREVRLDGGHVKRTSALSAARLGAADLVIIVTDHSVYDYDWVVRHSRLILDTRNATRGVRAGRAKIRKL is encoded by the coding sequence ATGAGCGAGCACCTCAGGGCCCTCGAGAGGAAGATCGCGTCGCGCAAGGCGGCCATCGGAATCGTCGGGCTCGGGTACGTCGGCCTGCCGCTGGCGGTGGAGTTCGCGCGGTCGGGCTTCAGGGTCACCGGCATCGACGTGGACGAAGCGAAGGTCGCAAACGTTCGTGCCGGCCGCTCGCACGTCGAGGACATCCCGTCGTCGGCGGTGCGGGAGCTGGTCCTGAAGCGGCGCCTGTTCGCGCAGGGCCACTACCGTGGGTGCGGCAAGTTCGACGCGATCGTCATCGCCGTCCCGACGCCGCTCCGGAAGACGAAGGACCCGGACATCTCGTACGTCGTCGCCTCGCTCGAGGAGATCGTGAAGGAGATCCGGGTGGGGCAGCTCGTGATCCTCGAGTCCACGACCTATCCGGGCACCACCGAGGAGGTCCTGCGGCCGAGGCTGGAGTCGAGGGGCCTTCGCGCCGGCAAGGACTTCTTCCTGGCGTTCTCCCCGGAGCGCGTGGATCCGGGGAACAAGAGCTTCACGACCCGAAACACCCCCAAGGTCGTCGGCGGGAGCACGCCGGCGTGCGCCCGGATCGCGGCTCTGCTCTACCGCCAGGCGATCGAGAAGGTGCACACGGTCTCCTCGACCCAGGCGGCCGAGATGATCAAGCTCCTCGAGAACACCTTCCGCGCGGTGAACATCGGGCTCGTCAACGAGATCGCGCTGATGTGCGAGGTCCTCGGGCTCGACGTGTGGGAGGTGATCGACGGCGCCGCCACGAAGCCGTTCGGCTTCATGCGGTTCTACCCGGGTCCCGGAATCGGGGGCCACTGCATCCCGCTGGACCCTCACTACCTCTCCTGGAAGCTGAAGACGCTGAACTACTACGCCAAGTTCATCGAGCTGGCGTCGGAGATCAACGGCAACATGCCGGAGGTGGTCGTGCGCCGCGCGACCGAGGCGCTGAACGAGCGGCGGAAGGCGATCAACGGCGCGAGGGTGTTCGTGCTCGGCGCCGCCTACAAGCGCGACATCGGGGACCTCAGGGAATCCCCGGCGCTCGACGTGATGCGCCTGCTGCACGAGCAGAGCGCGCGGGTCTCGTTCCACGACCCGTACGCGAGGGAGGTCCGGCTCGATGGAGGGCACGTGAAGCGGACGTCCGCGCTCTCCGCCGCGCGCCTCGGCGCCGCGGACCTCGTGATCATCGTCACCGACCACTCGGTCTACGATTACGACTGGGTCGTCCGTCACTCCCGGCTGATCCTCGACACGCGCAACGCGACCCGGGGCGTCCGGGCCGGCCGCGCGAAGATCCGGAAGCTCTGA
- a CDS encoding MlaD family protein: MSKRPVRDLSVGALAALALLVLGVTIMSVGGQSRLFSSKVHYRVVFPSTEGLRVGSPVKIAGVQVGTVTGIHLPTDPRASGIGAELGIESAYAIRVREDSAASIRYLQWLSGEKYVEVTPGDPSKPILPDGSIVPVISEQPILQKGADIAENLNEITIALKNILEPLQEGKGLLGQAIHDPEFGQESLAHLKATLENLEALTGRLRKGEGFAGRMLFDPAMAGQADDLSKAIRDLASFLDTLAKKEGAVGALVEKGGAGEQAVAEIRDAAASLKRVVARLESKDGLVGKLLNDTEYSERIAKDLETTLHNLSEITGKVNSGQGTLGALVNERVLHDSLEDVVAGTNDSKFARWLLRHYQKKGIETEDGKTKKAP, from the coding sequence ATGTCTAAGCGCCCGGTGAGGGACCTGTCGGTGGGGGCGCTCGCCGCCCTGGCCTTGCTGGTCCTGGGCGTCACGATCATGTCGGTGGGCGGCCAGTCGCGCCTCTTCAGCAGCAAGGTGCACTATCGGGTGGTCTTCCCGAGCACCGAGGGGCTGCGCGTGGGCTCGCCGGTGAAGATCGCGGGCGTCCAGGTCGGCACGGTCACCGGCATCCACCTGCCGACCGATCCTCGCGCCTCGGGGATCGGGGCCGAGCTCGGGATCGAGTCGGCGTACGCGATCCGCGTCCGGGAGGACTCCGCCGCCTCGATCCGGTACCTGCAGTGGCTGTCGGGAGAGAAGTACGTCGAGGTGACGCCGGGCGATCCGTCCAAGCCGATTCTCCCCGACGGCTCGATCGTCCCCGTCATCTCCGAGCAGCCGATCCTCCAGAAGGGGGCGGACATCGCGGAGAACCTGAACGAGATCACCATCGCGCTCAAGAACATCCTGGAGCCGCTGCAGGAGGGCAAGGGGCTCCTGGGTCAGGCGATTCACGATCCCGAGTTCGGGCAGGAGAGCCTCGCCCATCTCAAGGCGACCCTCGAGAACCTCGAGGCGCTGACCGGGAGGCTCAGGAAGGGGGAGGGCTTCGCGGGGAGGATGCTGTTCGATCCGGCGATGGCCGGCCAAGCGGACGACCTCTCGAAGGCGATCCGGGACCTCGCGTCGTTCCTCGACACCCTGGCGAAGAAGGAGGGCGCGGTCGGCGCCCTCGTGGAGAAGGGCGGGGCCGGGGAACAGGCGGTCGCGGAGATCCGCGACGCGGCGGCCTCGCTCAAGCGGGTCGTCGCCCGGCTCGAGTCCAAGGATGGGCTCGTCGGGAAGCTGCTGAACGACACGGAGTACTCCGAGCGGATCGCGAAGGACCTCGAGACGACGCTCCACAACCTGTCGGAGATCACCGGGAAGGTGAACTCCGGCCAGGGCACCCTGGGCGCCCTGGTCAACGAGCGGGTGCTCCACGACTCCCTGGAGGACGTGGTCGCCGGGACGAACGACAGCAAGTTCGCCCGCTGGCTCCTGAGGCACTACCAGAAGAAGGGGATCGAGACGGAGGACGGGAAGACGAAGAAGGCCCCTTGA
- a CDS encoding SDR family oxidoreductase, which produces MAIYLVTGGAGFIGSNLAESILSAGDDVRVLDDFSTGRRENLRDAEAWARAGGGRFELIEGDVRDPATCREAVAGAEFVLHEAAIPSIQRSVRDPVATNAVNVAGTLNLLVAARDAGVARFVFASSSSLYGESEVLPKVESMPTAPISPYGLQKLAGESYTRLFHALYRLPAIALRYFNVFGPRQDPKSEYAAVVPRFVTAAKTGEEAVVYGDGEQSRDFTFVSNVVEANLLACRAGADALGKAFNVACGERISLNGLLGVLGELAGRPVRARHDPERPGDIKHSLAGIDLAARHLGYRPRVTFREGIERTWGSL; this is translated from the coding sequence ATGGCGATCTATCTGGTGACCGGAGGGGCGGGGTTCATCGGCTCGAACCTCGCGGAGTCGATCCTGTCGGCGGGCGACGACGTCCGCGTCCTGGACGATTTCTCCACGGGGCGCCGCGAGAACCTGCGGGACGCCGAAGCGTGGGCCCGGGCCGGTGGAGGGCGCTTCGAGCTGATCGAGGGGGACGTCCGGGATCCCGCGACCTGCCGGGAGGCGGTGGCGGGTGCCGAGTTCGTCCTGCACGAAGCCGCCATCCCGTCGATCCAGCGGTCGGTCAGGGACCCGGTGGCGACCAACGCCGTGAACGTGGCGGGAACGCTCAACCTGCTCGTCGCGGCACGGGACGCCGGTGTCGCCCGCTTCGTGTTCGCGTCGTCGTCCTCCCTTTACGGCGAGAGCGAGGTCTTGCCGAAAGTCGAATCGATGCCGACGGCCCCGATCTCCCCTTACGGCCTTCAGAAGCTGGCGGGCGAGTCCTACACCCGGCTCTTCCACGCGCTCTACCGCCTTCCCGCGATCGCGCTCCGCTATTTCAACGTCTTCGGACCGCGGCAGGACCCGAAGAGCGAGTACGCGGCCGTCGTTCCCAGGTTCGTGACCGCGGCGAAGACGGGGGAGGAGGCGGTGGTGTACGGCGACGGGGAGCAGAGCCGCGACTTCACGTTCGTATCGAACGTCGTCGAGGCGAACCTCCTCGCCTGCCGGGCGGGGGCCGACGCCCTCGGCAAGGCGTTCAACGTGGCTTGCGGCGAGCGGATCAGCCTGAACGGGCTGCTCGGCGTGCTGGGGGAACTCGCGGGCCGGCCGGTCCGGGCGCGGCACGATCCGGAGCGGCCAGGAGACATCAAGCACTCGCTCGCGGGGATCGACCTCGCCGCCCGACACCTCGGCTACCGGCCGCGGGTCACGTTCCGGGAGGGGATCGAGCGCACTTGGGGAAGCCTTTGA
- a CDS encoding GDP-mannose 4,6-dehydratase, which produces MGSILVTGGAGFIGSHLAERLVGAGRRVVVLDSFDPFYDPEIKRRNLAALAPAADFRLVTGDIRDRDLLDGLLGSERFDAVVHLAARAGVRPSIVDPELYTSVNLLGTTCLLEACRRHAVGRFLFGSSSSVYGNNRKVPFAESDPVDHPISPYAATKKAGELLAYTFHHLTGTPVACLRFFTVYGPRQRPEMAIHRFARLLAAGSEVEQFGDGSSARDYTFVSDIVEGIVRALDLSRDYHVWNLGGSRTISLLDLVDRIARGLGTSPRVRVLPPQPGDVERTWADVSRARAELGWEPTVDLDRGLELFLEWFRREAAGREA; this is translated from the coding sequence ATGGGGAGCATACTCGTCACGGGAGGCGCGGGCTTCATCGGCTCGCACCTGGCGGAGCGGCTGGTCGGCGCCGGCCGCCGCGTCGTCGTCCTGGACAGCTTCGACCCGTTCTACGACCCGGAGATCAAGCGCCGAAACCTCGCCGCCTTGGCACCGGCCGCCGACTTCCGGCTCGTCACGGGGGACATCCGCGACCGGGACCTCCTCGACGGCTTGCTCGGGTCGGAGCGGTTCGACGCGGTCGTCCACCTCGCGGCGCGGGCGGGGGTCCGCCCGTCGATCGTCGATCCCGAGCTGTACACGTCCGTGAACCTGCTGGGTACGACCTGCCTTCTCGAAGCCTGCCGTCGCCATGCCGTCGGGCGCTTCCTGTTCGGCTCGTCGTCGTCCGTGTACGGGAACAACCGCAAGGTTCCATTCGCGGAGAGCGATCCGGTGGACCACCCGATCTCCCCCTACGCGGCGACGAAGAAGGCGGGAGAGCTGCTCGCCTACACGTTCCACCACCTGACCGGCACTCCGGTGGCGTGCCTCCGGTTCTTCACGGTCTACGGTCCGAGGCAACGGCCCGAGATGGCGATTCACCGGTTCGCCAGGCTCCTCGCGGCAGGCAGCGAGGTCGAGCAGTTCGGCGACGGGAGCTCGGCGCGGGACTACACGTTCGTCTCGGACATCGTGGAGGGCATCGTTCGGGCGCTGGACCTCAGCCGCGACTATCATGTGTGGAACCTGGGAGGTTCGCGCACGATCTCCCTCCTCGACCTCGTGGACAGGATCGCGCGGGGCCTCGGGACGTCGCCGAGGGTGCGCGTGCTCCCGCCGCAGCCCGGGGACGTGGAGCGCACCTGGGCCGACGTCTCGCGGGCCCGCGCCGAGCTGGGGTGGGAGCCGACGGTGGATCTCGATCGGGGCCTCGAGCTGTTTCTGGAGTGGTTCCGCCGCGAGGCGGCCGGGCGCGAAGCGTGA